AGTacattttctttgtatttaagTTTCTGTACATTTGTTGGGTCTTTAAGGACCTCTTCATCTGTGAGTCTTTCCAGTCTTTGATCTTGCACTGGTTCTGtaaaatggaataaataaaacaaattggtattgaatataattatggattttgaaattaatctattgcataatattatgataaaaaacattgCACCATCCCAACTGTCATGGctgttaatacttataaaaataactttattgctTACTCTTAACTGGCTTGATTGATCAAGCCATATAATATTCcagactaaataaatataaaatatactataaaacttGATGAGTAAGTCATACTCGCATGTTAATGTTTAgtacaaatttgtatttttttataatccaaCATTATGTTGGTTAGCCTGACAAGAGCCAGCTTATACCAACACACTGGACTTTTGGGCGAGTGCTCTATACCCTCAGAACCCTGGGAAGGGATCCaagtatataagttcaaacttaattttgctgttGACCTCTAGATATGGATATTGCACcaacaataaatttgtaatggttaattttcctttcttttttgttattacaataCATATTTGCTATTTTCAGTTTTTGTCCTTAGATTTGCTTTAAGACATTGCTTTTTGCAAATTTCTTGATGCTTGGTGAATGTGAAGTGCCCTATAATTTCTATTCCCTTTGATTGATGATTGATGATTCCCTTGTGAACTCACAAAATATGTGGAACAAACTTTGACTTACAAGCTTGATTGCATTACAGCTGAAAATGgttgtaaattatttgatataaattttaaccttATACCTCTCTGTATTCCTGAGTAAAGGTTCCTGACAGATGGACAGACAATAAAGGGAtactataagggttccttttgaggtacagAACTCCAAAAAAGAAGCCGattaattttaagaatacaGTACTTATCGCTGTCACCCTAACTAGGTGCACAATATAGTAACTGCACATATgtaaaataaggtttattttgacTTTTTACTTACTATTATAAGGCGTATATCGGTCGGACAATAAGCTCTCCAAATTATAACCTATTACGCCGACAATTGCAGCCACCGGTAAAGTTATATACGGCGCATTGCTCcttaaaaattgcattattatGGGCcacatctataaatataaataatggttaaaacataaactgaataagtattaaaattaagattaattaTCGTACGTAGTTATAGTTACTTTgctttaaaatcaattatgattttatttaattattattttggtgcGAAACACAATTTTTCTAAGAACAATTTTGGCAACAATTCAACATCAAAGATTGTGTCAGTGTGACATTGTCAAAGATTGTGGAGTTGCGTTCAGAATTTTAatgacttttaatttaattttttctatttgttttatgaCTAATTAgccacataaataattaaattgtattattattaagtatgtgtcttgtataagtatataatttgaGATATTTAATTGAtcataatcaaattatattggCATCTTTTTATGCGACTGGTTTAAAACGTATATGTCAAGTGTCAATAACATAtgataaaatgaaaacataacctagtaaataaataaattatgaataatgtgTTCGATACAGTAGAATTGATTTGTTAGTgccaataatttataatatttcacataaaatgtCACAAATCACTCTTTCCCACAGTCTGTCTAGACTATTTACCTCCAATACGTTGTTACTTGAAAGCCGATGTTTACGTAATGTTGTACCCGTAAGAAATAACTCAAATGCAGCTAAGAAAAAGACTGCCAGCTCTGTGTACCATAGTATGAACATATTCGACAGAAAATCGAAGTTATTACAAAGGGAGAGATCCGCACAGAGAGATGATTATCACTTAGCTGAATTTATCAAAGAAGAGGTAGGATGGCGGACTGCTGACCGTGTTTTCGATATTAAAAGGACTTTTAAGAATGCAGTGGAACTTGGTAAGGAGATAGAAGTTATTTGCTAAATGAGACGAAGTCAGGGATGTAGAAATAGccaaaaaaaagttacaatggTTTTATTGTGTTGAGTCTTTAAACATTCTAATGGGATAATTAGTATGAAGTGATATCGACTGACCATAAACACCAGAAGATTTATACAGTCAGCCATATAAATAGCtgcaaaaatttcaaaattcaataCACCTATATACATTAAgtataattgaaaaacaaaataatttgttcatatAAAGTAGAGTAAATTCTTATTACTattgtgaagaaaaaaaatattagggaCAAAAGTCTAAAactgatttgaagttttgagttTGCTGAGCTACTAT
The sequence above is drawn from the Manduca sexta isolate Smith_Timp_Sample1 chromosome 28, JHU_Msex_v1.0, whole genome shotgun sequence genome and encodes:
- the LOC115447185 gene encoding small integral membrane protein 12-A; its protein translation is MWPIIMQFLRSNAPYITLPVAAIVGVIGYNLESLLSDRYTPYNKPVQDQRLERLTDEEVLKDPTNVQKLKYKENVLGKNVSPSLQKN